The Montipora capricornis isolate CH-2021 chromosome 6, ASM3666992v2, whole genome shotgun sequence genome has a window encoding:
- the LOC138052386 gene encoding decapping and exoribonuclease protein-like → MALSFSKVTTQYRVKSPASYSSTSTFPCTELGCYSIDKDGTLHNNDRRELRSLKTKLNDKQLFERDLSDGFTPSKGDYFFKNIKRPLDALLYWTVQNKGKLLKEDDTGENKRLDVDFVLTCGTVKRLLATVFNTGKFKTATSWKMYAVKYNGTIYISHVEEVRPQTGGDIEELKKNCYMGKQFEMVISEALTQDTSSANGDKGTAVEGRQGFYSVSVGTFGGRHRLLTRSEVDGIENGTYIEMKMCIEYTGQEEWKFPMNKLRDWWYHMYAGDMKKIIYGIRDRTRLVGLSRLDRESIPSQIQYPTMSCPPRVGQALSSWDPRSCVGFADDFLQWLKGIVVEDAYEVSGPVVQYELEWNVGLPEEVSCTRAEAANVLLPTWFTQEMSLAFQGQTALDSIQSSISNRHITSNTT, encoded by the exons ATGGCGCTTTCCTTCAGCAAAGTTACAACTCAATACAGGGTCAAGTCTCCTGCGAGTTATTCTTCGACTAGTACTTTCCCCTGTACTGAGCTTGGATGTTATTCTATCGACAAAGATGGAACTCTTCACAACAATGACAGAAGAGAGCTTCGAAGTTTGAAAACCAAGTTGAACGATAAACAACTCTTTGAACGTGATCTTTCTGATGGTTTTACTCCTTCCAAAGGGGATTACttctttaaaaatattaagAGGCCTTTGGATGCTTTATTGTACTGGACCGTGCAAAACAAAGGCAAACTTCTGAAGGAAGACGATACAGGCGAAAACAAACG GTTGGATGTCGACTTTGTTCTAACATGTGGAACAGTGAAGCGACTCTTAGCAACAGTGTTCAACACAGGAAAATTCAAGACAGCGACATCATGGAAAATGTACGCTGTAAAATACAATGGGACTATCTACATCAGCCACGTGGAAGAGGTCAGACCCCAAACGGGAGGTGATATAGAAGagcttaaaaaaaattgttacatgGGAAAGCAGTTCGAAATGGTAATCTCTGAAGCTCTGACCCAAGATACAAGTTCGGCCAATGGAGACAAAGGCACTGCTGTGGAGGGAAGGCAAGGATTTTATTCCGTGTCCGTTGGTACCTTTGGTGGACGACACCGCTTGCTGACAAGATCCGAGGTTGACGGCATTGAAAAT GGTACGTACATCGAAATGAAAATGTGCATCGAATACACAGGCCAAGAGGAATGGAAGTTTCCGATGAACAAACTACGCGACTGGTGGTACCACATGTATGCTGGAGACATGAAGAAAATTATCTACGGGATACGAGACAGGACGCGCCTAGTAGGTTTGTCAAGACTCGACAGGGAAAGCATACCCTCACAGATCCAATACCCGACGATGTCTTGTCCTCCTCGTGTCGGACAAGCACTATCAAGCTGGGATCCTCGTTCTTGTGTAGGATTTGCCGATGATTTCTTACAGTGGTTGAAGGGAATTGTAGTGGAGGACGCTTATGAAGTTTCTGGTCCCGTGGTGCAGTACGAGCTTGAGTGGAATGTTGGATTGCCTGAAGAAGTCTCTTGTACACGAGCAGAGGCTGCAAATGTCTTGTTGCCCACATGGTTCACCCAGGAGATGTCGTTAGCTTTTCAGGGCCAGACTGCACTTGATAGTATTCAGTCATCGATCTCCAACAGGCACATTACCTCCAATACTACATAG